A genomic window from Tautonia rosea includes:
- a CDS encoding ABC transporter permease subunit: MFAGPIIARELLTAPRPPRYYAARASYAGGLLIVMLTVWQVLVGWDEGNALSILSRFGAILFSFFAYLQLTLMLFFAPIAAATAVAHEKDRRTFVLLLMTDLRDIEIVVGKLVASLLQILTLLLTSLPVFCLCLLLGGVSFGQVIDVFLVTFAAGFFGGALGMIVALWRDRTFQSIALTVLLVVLFLILGEAAALILPESIWIASALSPFQAIAEAIRPRPERLVGPLGGSSLVFTGIYLAAAALIVLASIIKLRVWNPGKNEPREQREGDEEGDVEVVEQLYEVDEAESLAESARRSPATVSAVIAEQVSEARGDRPESPRIGVATAPDSSEAEPYVRRETTGLHVPRRTHRRVVRKFRPYREVWSNPILWRELRTRAYGTKPLIIKGAYVLAFALGVAAYFTSIGPGSGPWEGAKAAIPALLAVLSLILVNAQGVTALTSERDTGALDLLLVTELSPQQFIYGKLYGVLYNTKEMIVLPIALAIGIWAMGYMKLDSLIFVLINFAVLVHFSAMLGLHAAITYTNSRQAVANSLGTIFFLMLGILFCAALIIQSRQEFARQLLSFLVFIGAGSVALYGSLGAKNPSPAIGLVALLTPFWSFYCIISILQGDFGAAFLVSLAVYSFALLSMLIPAVSDFDIALGRTNAIQG; encoded by the coding sequence TTGTTCGCCGGACCCATCATCGCCCGAGAACTGCTGACCGCTCCCCGGCCGCCGCGCTATTATGCCGCCCGGGCGTCTTATGCCGGTGGCTTGCTGATCGTCATGCTGACGGTCTGGCAGGTCCTGGTCGGCTGGGACGAGGGCAACGCGCTGAGCATCCTGTCTCGATTCGGAGCCATCCTGTTCTCATTCTTCGCCTATCTTCAACTGACCTTGATGCTCTTCTTCGCGCCGATCGCCGCGGCCACCGCCGTGGCTCATGAAAAAGATCGGCGGACGTTCGTCCTCTTGCTCATGACCGACCTGCGCGACATCGAGATCGTCGTCGGCAAGCTCGTGGCCAGCCTGTTGCAAATCCTGACGTTATTGCTCACGTCGTTGCCGGTCTTTTGCCTTTGCCTTCTGCTCGGCGGCGTCTCGTTCGGGCAGGTGATCGACGTCTTCCTCGTGACGTTTGCCGCCGGGTTCTTCGGCGGGGCGCTGGGGATGATCGTTGCGCTCTGGCGCGACCGGACGTTTCAGTCGATTGCCTTAACCGTGTTGCTCGTCGTGCTGTTCTTGATTCTCGGCGAGGCGGCGGCCCTCATTCTTCCCGAGTCCATTTGGATCGCTTCAGCCCTCAGCCCGTTTCAGGCCATTGCCGAGGCGATCCGCCCCCGTCCCGAGCGCCTGGTCGGCCCACTCGGGGGTTCGAGTTTGGTCTTCACCGGCATCTATCTCGCGGCGGCGGCGCTCATCGTCCTGGCCTCGATCATCAAGCTCCGCGTCTGGAATCCCGGCAAGAACGAGCCTCGGGAACAGCGTGAAGGGGACGAGGAAGGCGACGTCGAGGTCGTCGAGCAGCTCTACGAGGTGGATGAAGCCGAGTCCCTGGCCGAATCCGCCCGACGCTCCCCCGCGACTGTCAGCGCAGTCATCGCCGAGCAGGTCTCCGAGGCCCGCGGTGATCGTCCCGAATCACCCCGCATTGGGGTTGCGACGGCCCCCGATTCCTCCGAAGCCGAGCCTTACGTCCGCCGCGAGACGACCGGCCTGCACGTCCCTCGCCGCACGCACCGTCGGGTCGTCCGCAAGTTCCGCCCGTATCGCGAGGTCTGGTCGAATCCGATCCTCTGGCGAGAGCTTCGCACCCGGGCCTACGGTACCAAGCCCCTGATCATCAAGGGGGCCTACGTGTTGGCCTTCGCCTTGGGCGTGGCAGCCTATTTTACAAGCATCGGCCCCGGCTCCGGTCCCTGGGAAGGGGCCAAGGCGGCCATCCCCGCCTTGCTGGCCGTGCTCAGTCTCATCCTCGTCAACGCCCAGGGGGTGACGGCCCTGACGAGCGAGCGCGACACCGGCGCACTGGACTTGCTGCTCGTGACCGAGCTGTCTCCGCAGCAGTTCATCTACGGCAAGCTCTATGGTGTGTTGTACAACACCAAGGAGATGATCGTCTTGCCCATTGCCCTGGCCATCGGCATCTGGGCGATGGGCTACATGAAGCTCGATTCCTTGATCTTCGTGCTCATCAACTTCGCCGTGCTCGTCCACTTCTCGGCGATGCTCGGCCTGCATGCGGCCATCACGTATACGAATAGCCGACAGGCAGTGGCGAATAGCCTGGGGACGATCTTTTTCCTGATGCTCGGCATTTTGTTCTGCGCAGCCTTGATCATCCAGAGCAGGCAGGAATTCGCCCGGCAGTTGCTCAGCTTCCTGGTGTTCATCGGGGCGGGCAGCGTGGCGCTCTACGGATCGCTCGGCGCGAAGAACCCCTCGCCGGCGATCGGATTGGTGGCGTTGCTCACCCCCTTCTGGAGCTTCTACTGCATCATCAGTATCCTGCAGGGAGACTTCGGGGCGGCCTTCCTGGTTAGCCTGGCGGTCTACTCCTTTGCCCTGTTGTCGATGCTGATCCCTGCGGTCAGTGATTTCGACATCGCCCTGGGACGCACCAATGCGATTCAGGGGTAG
- a CDS encoding PVC-type heme-binding CxxCH protein — protein MQHRLRWALLSPALLLCVAVSAAPIFQDDADDDLARELPRIPAVEPADALATFKVQNGFSLVPVAIEPLVTDPVDVCYDADGRLYVVEMRGYPYPQDVPTGRIRLIEDTDGDGVYDSGTTFLDDISWPTGIAPYDGGVYLTIAPDIIYAKDTDGDGVADVRKVVFSGFGLSNVQGLLNGLLWGPDGWIYGVASSNGAEEVINHTRPNDPPIPLGRRDFRFKPDASIFEPISGGGQHGHSFDDWGHRFTCSNSNHIRQIVLPADSLARNPDYAASTPVADIAVEGPAAPVFRISPVEPWRIVRTRQRAADPEFRRRLPPNELVPAGYFTSATGVTIYRGSAYGPEYLGNAFIGDVGGNLIHRKRMEIDGAAFKATRAEENVEFVASTDNWHRPVGFRNTPDGTLLVMDMYRETIEHPASIPEPIKKHLDLTSGYDRGRLYNLVPAGFTRREPPRLSQAPSSELVPLLADPDAWWRETAQRLLLERNAVEVAPALRALAAARPTALGRMHALWTLAALGQLTSEDLLPALSDDEPRVREASAKLAEPIVADSPALREALLALANDDDSMVRFQAAFSIGAVDGPDAIDALAAIVAHDTGDRWTRSAVMSSLSGRADQLLSALVDRPEVLDRPEASAWISELALLVGASADQQALDALLSRIAGPDARPSVVLAVLTGLGEGLRRSGGSAATLLAGEAGPALVPVFERAAETALGEGDDSSRVEAVRLLALAPSDLALDVLPELIDGRQPAPVQLAAMRTLGDRSESEVGPFLTAAWRALSPAARREATEVLFARPDRILALLDAMERGDIPPGQLDPARRDQLLQSRDARLRARAEQLLANLGTSSRAEVVASYKGALALSGDVARGQVVFRAACATCHKAEGFGAEVGPDLATVTNRDEEGLILHILDPNLEVLPQYLNYNVATVDGRILSGQIASETPTSITLKRAEGVTDVVPRDQIDELSSSGQSLMPEGLEEQVSVEQMADLITYLKSLSGS, from the coding sequence ATGCAGCATCGGTTACGCTGGGCCCTCCTCTCCCCGGCCCTCTTGCTCTGCGTCGCGGTTTCGGCCGCGCCGATCTTCCAGGACGACGCCGACGACGATCTCGCCCGAGAACTTCCCCGCATTCCGGCGGTCGAACCGGCCGATGCCCTTGCCACGTTCAAGGTTCAGAACGGCTTCTCACTGGTCCCCGTGGCCATCGAGCCGCTCGTGACCGACCCGGTCGACGTCTGCTACGATGCCGACGGCCGGCTCTACGTGGTCGAGATGCGCGGCTATCCGTATCCCCAGGACGTGCCCACCGGCCGCATCCGCCTGATCGAAGACACCGACGGCGACGGCGTGTACGACTCCGGCACGACCTTCCTCGACGACATCTCCTGGCCGACCGGCATCGCCCCCTATGACGGCGGCGTCTATCTGACGATCGCTCCCGACATCATCTATGCCAAGGACACCGACGGCGACGGCGTGGCCGACGTGCGCAAGGTCGTCTTCTCCGGTTTCGGCCTGAGCAACGTTCAGGGCCTGCTCAATGGCTTGCTCTGGGGACCCGACGGCTGGATTTACGGCGTCGCCAGCTCCAACGGGGCCGAGGAGGTGATCAACCACACCCGGCCGAACGATCCCCCTATCCCCCTCGGCCGTCGCGACTTCCGCTTCAAGCCCGACGCCTCGATCTTCGAGCCGATCTCCGGAGGAGGCCAGCACGGCCACAGCTTCGACGACTGGGGACACCGCTTCACCTGCTCGAACAGCAACCACATCCGTCAGATCGTTCTCCCGGCCGACTCCCTCGCCCGCAACCCCGATTACGCCGCCAGCACTCCGGTGGCCGACATCGCCGTCGAAGGGCCTGCGGCCCCGGTCTTCCGCATCAGCCCGGTCGAACCCTGGCGGATCGTCCGCACCCGCCAACGCGCCGCCGACCCCGAGTTCCGTCGCCGATTGCCCCCGAACGAACTGGTCCCCGCCGGTTACTTCACCTCCGCCACCGGCGTGACAATTTACCGAGGCTCCGCCTACGGTCCCGAATACCTCGGCAACGCCTTCATCGGCGACGTCGGCGGCAACCTCATCCATCGTAAGAGAATGGAGATCGACGGCGCCGCCTTCAAGGCCACCCGGGCCGAGGAAAACGTGGAATTCGTCGCTTCCACCGATAACTGGCACCGCCCGGTCGGCTTCCGGAACACGCCCGACGGCACCCTGCTCGTCATGGACATGTACCGCGAGACGATCGAGCACCCCGCCTCGATTCCCGAGCCGATCAAGAAGCACCTCGACCTGACCAGCGGCTACGACCGCGGCCGGCTCTACAACCTCGTCCCTGCCGGCTTCACCCGCCGCGAGCCCCCTCGGTTGAGTCAAGCACCTTCGAGCGAACTCGTCCCCTTGCTCGCCGATCCCGACGCCTGGTGGCGCGAGACCGCCCAGCGCCTTCTTCTCGAACGCAACGCCGTCGAGGTTGCCCCGGCCCTCCGTGCCCTGGCCGCGGCTCGCCCGACCGCCCTGGGACGGATGCACGCCCTCTGGACCCTCGCCGCCCTCGGCCAACTTACGAGCGAAGATCTCTTGCCCGCCCTCTCCGACGACGAGCCCCGCGTTCGGGAAGCCTCCGCTAAACTCGCCGAGCCGATTGTTGCCGACAGCCCCGCCCTGCGAGAGGCGCTGCTCGCCCTGGCGAACGACGACGACTCAATGGTCCGCTTCCAGGCCGCCTTCTCGATCGGAGCCGTGGATGGGCCAGACGCGATCGACGCCCTCGCCGCCATTGTCGCTCACGACACGGGCGACCGCTGGACCCGATCGGCCGTGATGAGTTCGCTTTCAGGTCGGGCCGATCAGTTGCTCTCCGCGCTCGTCGATCGTCCCGAGGTCCTCGATCGCCCCGAGGCCTCCGCCTGGATTAGCGAGTTGGCCCTCCTCGTCGGTGCCTCGGCCGACCAACAGGCGCTCGACGCCCTGCTCTCCCGGATCGCCGGTCCCGATGCCCGGCCTTCGGTGGTCCTCGCCGTCCTGACCGGTCTGGGCGAAGGGCTCCGACGTTCGGGGGGATCGGCCGCGACCCTGCTTGCCGGAGAGGCTGGTCCCGCTCTCGTCCCCGTCTTCGAACGCGCCGCCGAGACCGCCCTGGGTGAGGGTGATGACTCCAGCCGCGTTGAAGCCGTTCGACTCCTCGCACTCGCCCCGAGTGACCTGGCCCTCGACGTCCTACCCGAGCTGATCGACGGCCGCCAGCCCGCTCCGGTACAGCTTGCCGCCATGCGAACGCTCGGCGACCGCTCTGAATCTGAGGTCGGCCCGTTCCTGACCGCTGCCTGGCGAGCGCTCAGCCCAGCCGCCCGGCGAGAAGCGACCGAGGTCCTTTTTGCCCGTCCCGACCGGATCCTGGCCCTGCTCGACGCGATGGAACGCGGTGACATCCCTCCCGGACAGCTCGATCCCGCCCGGCGTGATCAGCTCCTCCAATCGCGAGACGCCAGGCTCCGCGCCCGTGCCGAGCAGCTCCTGGCCAACCTCGGCACCTCCTCACGAGCCGAGGTGGTCGCCTCCTACAAGGGTGCCCTCGCCCTCTCTGGCGATGTCGCCCGCGGCCAGGTCGTCTTCCGGGCCGCCTGTGCCACTTGCCACAAGGCCGAAGGGTTCGGCGCCGAGGTCGGCCCCGACCTGGCCACCGTCACCAACCGCGACGAGGAAGGGCTGATCCTCCACATCCTCGACCCGAACCTTGAGGTCCTGCCCCAGTACCTCAACTACAATGTTGCGACCGTCGACGGCCGCATCCTCAGCGGTCAGATCGCCTCGGAAACCCCCACCTCGATCACGCTCAAGCGTGCCGAAGGGGTCACCGATGTCGTCCCTCGCGACCAGATCGACGAGCTCTCCTCGTCCGGTCAGTCCCTCATGCCCGAAGGGCTTGAGGAGCAGGTCTCCGTCGAGCAGATGGCCGACCTGATCACCTACCTCAAGAGTCTCTCCGGCAGCTGA
- a CDS encoding carboxy terminal-processing peptidase: MPRISRHRFKGIAAALGVVVGVSAMLGAQDAKIDPSQADRITARIVAELIERAHLSKPEIDDEVSSRWHEKFIESLDRGKLFFTKDDLAEFEPFKNELDDQIRRGDLSFAQMVFERFRTRLDERFEAINAMLDEGFDFEVEETYIDDPDLLDYPADAEEARERWRKELKYQLLVQMLNDTEYDEAVKRLKIRYKDNLYRYFRQFEMLELMEFYLSALSQSIDPHSEYMGWKNLEDMMNQQLQLSLEGIGASLTMEDGLPVIKEIIPGGAAAKDGRLKAEDKILAVEKEDGEIEDFYEKKISDVVRVIRGKRGTTVKLIVQPAGTKERKTYDIVREKIELADQHAKGEVIETTAPDGTPLKIGVINLPSFYGDTAAVRRGDANAVSATGDCKKLLAEFEEQGVDCVMIDLRGNGGGLLLEAISLSGLFIDTGPVVRVRDADGILPYNDEDAGTAYDGPLAVLISHTSASASEIFAGVIKDYGRGLVIGDSSTFGKGTVQSIIDLNNWLRNPEGFPNLGALRLTIQQFYRANGMSTQVRGVTPDIHIPTVADHIEKLGEGEMDNALEFDEIDPLPHEHWGRVSPELIAQLIDRSAKRREEDEKFQKQAEAIQKFIDRQTRKELPLKQDLFIAEFKSDEDEEVEELIEQPESMARAAANDKKVWNRESFYNQEVEKIVGDYVTIGAQVVASAPVPAAERVGGRRN, from the coding sequence ATGCCCCGGATTTCAAGACATCGGTTCAAAGGAATTGCGGCGGCCCTTGGGGTCGTCGTGGGCGTCTCAGCGATGCTGGGAGCGCAGGATGCAAAGATTGACCCCTCGCAGGCCGACCGGATCACGGCACGGATTGTTGCCGAGCTGATCGAACGGGCCCACCTCTCGAAGCCGGAAATCGACGACGAGGTTTCGTCCAGGTGGCACGAGAAGTTCATTGAGTCGCTCGACCGCGGCAAGCTGTTCTTCACGAAGGATGACCTGGCCGAGTTCGAGCCGTTCAAGAACGAGCTGGACGACCAGATCCGGCGCGGTGATCTCTCGTTCGCTCAGATGGTCTTCGAGCGGTTCCGGACCCGCCTTGACGAGCGGTTTGAAGCCATCAATGCCATGCTCGACGAAGGCTTCGATTTCGAGGTCGAGGAAACCTACATTGACGACCCCGACCTGCTCGACTACCCGGCCGATGCCGAGGAAGCCCGCGAACGCTGGCGCAAAGAGCTGAAGTATCAGCTCCTTGTGCAGATGCTCAACGACACCGAGTACGACGAGGCCGTCAAGCGGCTGAAGATTCGCTACAAGGACAATCTCTACAGGTACTTCCGTCAGTTTGAAATGCTCGAATTGATGGAGTTCTACCTCTCGGCCCTCTCGCAGTCGATCGATCCGCACAGCGAGTACATGGGCTGGAAGAACCTGGAAGACATGATGAACCAGCAGCTCCAGCTCTCGCTGGAGGGGATCGGTGCGTCGTTGACGATGGAAGACGGCTTGCCGGTCATCAAGGAGATCATTCCCGGCGGGGCCGCCGCGAAGGATGGTCGGCTCAAGGCCGAGGACAAGATTCTGGCCGTCGAGAAGGAAGACGGCGAGATCGAGGATTTCTACGAGAAGAAGATTAGCGACGTCGTCCGGGTGATCCGAGGCAAGCGCGGCACGACCGTCAAGCTGATCGTGCAGCCGGCCGGCACCAAGGAGCGGAAGACGTACGACATCGTCCGCGAGAAGATCGAGCTGGCCGACCAGCACGCCAAAGGTGAGGTGATCGAAACCACCGCTCCGGACGGCACCCCACTGAAGATCGGTGTGATCAACCTGCCGAGCTTCTACGGCGACACCGCCGCGGTTCGTCGGGGGGATGCCAACGCCGTCAGCGCGACCGGCGATTGCAAGAAGCTTCTGGCCGAGTTCGAGGAGCAAGGGGTCGATTGCGTGATGATCGACCTGCGAGGCAACGGCGGCGGCCTGTTGCTGGAGGCGATCTCGCTGTCGGGCCTGTTCATCGATACCGGCCCGGTGGTTCGCGTCCGAGACGCGGACGGCATCTTGCCGTACAACGACGAGGACGCGGGGACGGCCTACGATGGTCCCTTGGCCGTGTTGATCAGCCACACCAGCGCGAGTGCCTCGGAAATCTTCGCCGGAGTGATCAAGGACTACGGTCGAGGGCTCGTGATCGGCGACTCCAGCACCTTTGGCAAAGGCACGGTGCAGAGCATCATCGACCTGAACAACTGGCTTCGTAATCCCGAAGGCTTCCCGAACCTGGGGGCCCTTCGCCTGACGATCCAGCAGTTCTACCGCGCCAACGGCATGAGCACGCAGGTTCGAGGAGTGACGCCGGACATTCACATCCCGACCGTCGCCGACCATATCGAGAAGCTCGGCGAAGGGGAGATGGATAACGCCCTCGAATTCGACGAGATCGACCCCTTGCCGCACGAGCACTGGGGCCGCGTCTCTCCGGAACTGATTGCGCAACTGATCGACCGCTCGGCCAAGCGCCGGGAGGAAGACGAGAAGTTCCAGAAGCAGGCCGAGGCGATCCAGAAGTTCATTGATCGGCAGACCCGCAAGGAACTGCCCTTGAAACAAGACCTCTTCATCGCCGAGTTCAAGAGCGACGAGGATGAGGAGGTTGAGGAACTGATCGAACAGCCCGAGTCGATGGCCCGAGCGGCGGCCAACGACAAGAAGGTCTGGAATCGCGAATCGTTCTACAACCAGGAAGTCGAGAAGATCGTCGGCGACTACGTGACGATCGGTGCTCAGGTCGTGGCCTCGGCTCCCGTCCCCGCGGCTGAGCGGGTCGGCGGCCGACGCAACTGA
- a CDS encoding DUF933 domain-containing protein — protein MQAGLVGFAGSGKSTLFQLLTGVTPDPGKVHSGQVGIAELNDPRIDSLAAMFSPKKITRANLEILDTPGLLPGSSGDNPQRLALIRKGDALVVVLNGFTPDQDPAAELASFRDELVFADLSVLTKRAETLESQVKKPRPDRDALIKELEVVKRCAAALESEQAIADLELTEEEKKPMRSFGILTDKAMVVVVNAPQGEGVPAKVAEMFPNALAIDAQLELELQQMSPDERAGFMEEWGITELGRDRIIRAAYDAVGIITFFTAGDPEVRGWNLERGSNAVEAAGKIHTDLARGFIRAEVTPYEDLIRAGSEKEAKAQNLQRLEGKGYIVQDGDVMYFRSSV, from the coding sequence ATGCAAGCGGGTCTGGTCGGTTTCGCCGGCAGTGGGAAAAGCACCTTGTTTCAGTTATTGACTGGGGTCACGCCCGACCCCGGCAAGGTTCACTCGGGGCAGGTCGGCATTGCCGAGTTGAACGACCCGCGCATCGACTCGCTGGCGGCGATGTTCTCTCCGAAGAAAATTACCCGGGCGAACCTCGAAATCCTCGATACACCGGGGCTCTTACCGGGGAGCAGCGGAGACAACCCGCAGCGGCTCGCCCTGATTCGCAAAGGGGACGCCCTGGTGGTGGTATTGAACGGCTTCACCCCCGATCAGGACCCTGCCGCCGAGCTGGCCAGTTTCCGCGATGAACTGGTTTTCGCCGATTTGAGTGTCTTGACCAAACGGGCCGAAACGCTCGAAAGCCAGGTGAAGAAGCCGAGGCCGGACCGGGATGCTCTGATCAAGGAGCTTGAGGTCGTCAAACGATGCGCCGCGGCGCTGGAAAGCGAGCAGGCGATCGCCGATCTGGAGCTGACCGAGGAGGAGAAGAAGCCGATGCGATCGTTCGGCATCCTCACCGACAAGGCGATGGTGGTGGTCGTGAACGCTCCGCAAGGGGAAGGAGTCCCAGCCAAGGTTGCGGAAATGTTCCCGAATGCCCTGGCAATCGACGCGCAGCTTGAGCTGGAACTTCAGCAGATGAGTCCCGACGAGCGAGCCGGGTTCATGGAGGAATGGGGGATCACCGAGCTAGGCCGTGACCGGATCATCCGGGCAGCGTATGACGCGGTCGGGATCATCACCTTCTTCACGGCGGGCGACCCGGAAGTGCGCGGCTGGAACCTGGAACGAGGGAGCAACGCGGTCGAGGCGGCCGGGAAGATCCATACTGACCTGGCCCGAGGATTCATCCGGGCCGAGGTGACGCCGTATGAGGACCTGATCCGAGCCGGTTCCGAAAAAGAGGCGAAGGCGCAGAACCTCCAGCGTCTTGAGGGGAAAGGGTACATCGTCCAGGATGGGGACGTGATGTACTTCCGCAGTAGCGTCTGA
- a CDS encoding DUF3488 and transglutaminase-like domain-containing protein: MRFASLYRISMYVLLFLSSLILNIDSDATIDLGGSFFHYPKFFPIVMALAGMIAYFAVDRRPGKGLSTGAANLLGIASLVLVYFEYQLDRSQLVLACGHWLYYLTIVKMFRQKEPADDWYLIVLGLMQVLVGCFLSQGDRVGILLVAWAILALWVLSLFYLHRESLRSGAEWQRSGPVRLAEDEQGRVEPEPYPGLFGLPFYISTARAAAMTLLLGMFIFLIMPRSEVRSQSPRGASAPRSLTGFSDEVQLGQMGEILENDTVVFTAELFKGGRRFQPEEGELLWRGVTLSRYDDGSWGRDRGAIQLGSPPAYRRAPDQILEQRIRMEETAERVIFALRPILEIAVRPDGLIALNSHDGTLIRDPDRGVRRLTGIRRNYGPLDYVVKSDADTGPISVQPGENDILNYFPDAAGMRDVPPSLQAPLREISDRVVAGIPPENVVERAQAIERYLRDSGTFRYTLQMTRSDPSLDPNLDFLLNTRRGHCEYFASALTLLLRSQGIPARVVNGFKGGDWNDLAQMLTIRQRHAHSWVEAYVGSTSTSDRLPRWLTLDPAPAAEREEQVALVSRLPKSLRQVSDFVRYIWVFYIAGFNADRQEQLLYQPIRTLVAEAREGFRIMRMALMNVVRWLTDFPSPTAFFSIRGFIVSSLGMLLLVGLLTLGRRLWQMMSRRLGGEDDRAGELSGALAAYVRLVKVLEQYGLQRPATETPREFARRASLLLGDRIQDHEGRPLTDVPGRVVEAFYRVRFGDLPLGPDVMAQLDAQLDALELGLKPQPG; the protein is encoded by the coding sequence GTGAGATTCGCGTCACTCTATCGAATCAGCATGTACGTGCTGCTGTTTCTCTCGTCCTTGATCCTGAATATCGACTCGGACGCAACGATCGATCTGGGAGGATCGTTTTTCCATTATCCGAAGTTCTTCCCGATTGTGATGGCGTTGGCGGGAATGATTGCGTACTTCGCGGTGGATCGTCGGCCGGGCAAGGGGTTGAGCACTGGAGCGGCCAACCTGCTCGGGATCGCCTCGTTAGTGCTGGTTTACTTCGAGTACCAGTTGGATCGGAGTCAGCTCGTTCTGGCGTGCGGCCACTGGCTGTACTACCTGACGATCGTCAAGATGTTCCGCCAGAAAGAGCCGGCGGACGACTGGTATCTGATCGTGCTGGGCCTGATGCAGGTGCTCGTCGGCTGTTTCCTCAGCCAGGGAGACCGCGTCGGCATCCTTCTGGTGGCCTGGGCGATCCTTGCTTTGTGGGTGCTGAGCCTGTTTTATCTGCACCGCGAGTCGCTCCGATCGGGAGCGGAGTGGCAGCGAAGCGGGCCGGTGCGACTGGCAGAAGACGAGCAAGGCCGGGTCGAGCCGGAACCGTATCCGGGGCTCTTTGGTCTGCCGTTTTACATCTCGACCGCCCGAGCGGCTGCAATGACCTTACTGCTTGGCATGTTCATCTTCTTGATCATGCCGCGATCGGAGGTGCGGTCGCAATCGCCTCGAGGTGCCTCCGCACCGCGCAGCCTGACCGGCTTCAGCGACGAGGTTCAGCTCGGCCAGATGGGGGAGATCCTCGAAAACGATACGGTCGTCTTCACGGCCGAGCTGTTCAAGGGTGGGCGACGGTTTCAGCCTGAGGAAGGGGAACTGCTCTGGAGAGGGGTGACGCTGTCTCGCTATGACGACGGCAGCTGGGGACGCGATCGGGGAGCGATTCAGCTGGGCTCGCCTCCGGCATACCGTCGTGCCCCGGACCAGATCCTCGAACAACGGATCCGCATGGAAGAAACCGCCGAGCGGGTGATCTTCGCGCTGCGGCCGATCCTCGAAATCGCAGTACGCCCGGACGGATTGATCGCCTTAAACTCGCACGATGGAACTTTGATCCGTGATCCGGATCGGGGTGTGCGACGGCTGACGGGTATCCGGCGTAATTACGGCCCGCTCGATTACGTGGTCAAGTCCGATGCCGACACCGGGCCGATTTCGGTTCAACCGGGCGAGAATGATATATTGAATTATTTTCCTGATGCGGCCGGCATGAGAGACGTTCCGCCGTCCCTTCAGGCGCCGCTCCGGGAAATCTCCGATCGGGTGGTGGCGGGCATTCCTCCCGAAAACGTGGTGGAACGGGCCCAGGCGATCGAACGATACCTGAGGGATTCGGGAACGTTTCGCTACACGCTTCAGATGACCCGGAGCGATCCGAGCCTTGATCCGAACCTGGATTTCCTGCTCAACACGCGTCGGGGACACTGCGAATATTTCGCCAGTGCGTTGACGCTGTTGCTCCGAAGTCAGGGGATCCCGGCTCGGGTGGTCAACGGGTTTAAAGGGGGAGACTGGAACGACCTGGCCCAGATGCTCACAATCCGGCAACGACATGCGCACAGTTGGGTCGAAGCGTACGTCGGTTCCACCAGCACCTCCGATCGGTTGCCCCGCTGGCTGACGCTCGATCCAGCCCCGGCGGCCGAGCGAGAGGAACAGGTGGCGCTGGTCAGCCGATTGCCGAAAAGTTTGCGGCAGGTGTCGGACTTCGTTCGGTATATCTGGGTGTTTTACATCGCGGGATTCAACGCCGATCGCCAGGAGCAATTGCTCTATCAGCCCATCCGGACTCTGGTGGCCGAGGCACGCGAAGGGTTCCGGATCATGCGGATGGCCTTGATGAATGTCGTTCGATGGCTGACGGATTTTCCGAGCCCGACGGCGTTTTTCAGCATTCGAGGGTTCATTGTCTCGTCGCTGGGAATGCTCTTGCTGGTCGGGTTGCTGACTCTGGGCCGTCGGCTCTGGCAGATGATGAGTCGACGCCTGGGAGGAGAAGATGATCGGGCCGGCGAACTCTCGGGAGCTCTGGCCGCCTATGTTCGGCTCGTCAAGGTTCTAGAGCAGTATGGGCTTCAGCGCCCTGCGACCGAGACTCCGCGTGAGTTCGCGAGACGGGCCTCGTTGCTGCTCGGCGACCGGATTCAGGACCACGAGGGACGCCCCTTGACCGACGTCCCCGGTCGGGTGGTGGAAGCCTTTTACCGGGTCCGGTTCGGCGACCTTCCTCTCGGCCCCGACGTGATGGCACAACTCGACGCACAGCTTGATGCGCTGGAACTGGGCTTGAAACCCCAGCCGGGTTGA